A window of the Trichoderma asperellum chromosome 6, complete sequence genome harbors these coding sequences:
- a CDS encoding uncharacterized protein (EggNog:ENOG41) produces the protein MSPNQAETTRKQDDKSKLEDEVRLRHFTEEVLDSRQEELEVQEKENSKLSKKLELLQQELKEAQSQLAQARSQSNNAEETKSQSTRSSTKRKDITEIEAQEAYKKLCENVKRWVEYRIRPVLDDLASGHFRCQPTPAQSTRFVSLMREPATSCLNVWHSDEYHFTAIIMQYLWLVFFTKSFYCPLDDADGETTAAWIDDLESAISKLPRDIQHCREWRSETLTALTSQKSFKSRRAAYLNLITEDLASLLTVVVPYLTATELQNSLRTSIIDPAVDLAHRLQLCPNVFSLRWPARTARSKLDTYECINLADRGTIMMKSDENGKSSDALRNASYLFDIAPGLFVETVSGAKKSAAKIVCKPTVLVYGGDKDSDIPQKSMTLTRLLWDFANGSKSRSLGPSRNISPKSKTLILRRHRSKL, from the exons ACCAAGCAGAGACAACACGGAAGCAGGATGACAAGAGCAAACTGGAGGACGAAGTTCGGCTGCGCCATTTCACCGAGGAGGTGCTAGACTCACGACAGGAAGAGCTTGAAGTTcaggaaaaagagaattcAAAATTATCAAAGAAACTGGAATTGTTACAGCAAGAATTGAAAGAAGCGCAGAGCCAGCTCGCACAAGCTCGCAGCCAGTCAAACAACGCCGAGGAGACTAAAAGCCAGAGCACTCGCTCATCTACGAAGAGGAAGGACATTACAGAGATCGAAGCGCAGGAAGCATATAAAAAATTGTGCGAAAATGTTAAGCGTTGGGTCGAGTATCGCATTCGGCCTGTCTTGGACGATCTAGCCAGTGGCCACTTTCGTTGCCAGCCAACTCCAGCGCAGTCAACAAGATTCGTATCTCTGATGAGAGAGCCAGCAACAAGTTGTCTCAACGTATGGCATTCCGATGAATATCATTTTACGGCTATTATTATGCAATATTTATGGCTAGTGTTCTTTACCAAGTCATTCTACTGTCCCCTCGATGATGCGGATGGTGAGACTACTGCAGCGTGGATCGATGATCTGGAGAGTGCGATATCTAAACTTCCTCGAG ATATTCAGCATTGTAGAGAGTGGAGATCTGAGACGCTCACGGCTTTGACAAGCCAGAAATCTTTCAAATCCAGAAGAGCAGCATACCTCAACCTTATTACCGAAGATCTTGCTTCTCTCCTAACAGTTGTAGTGCCATATTTAACTGCTACAGAACTGCAAAATTCTCTTCGGACAAGCATCATTGACCCGGCAGTGGATCTTGCACACCGACTGCAGCTTTGTCCAAACGTATTCTCTCTTAGGTGGCCAGCACGAACCGCGAGATCAAAATTGGATACTTATGAATGCATCAACCTTGCTGATAGAGGTACCATTATGATGAAGTCGGACGAGAATGGCAAATCATCTGACGCCCTAAGAAACGCATCGTATCTATTCGATATTGCTCCAGGGCTTTTTGTCGAGACGGTCTCTGGAGCAAAGAAGTCGGCAGCAAAAATTGTCTGCAAGCCAACGGTCTTGGTGTATGGAGGAGATAAGGATAGCGATATTCCACAAAAGTCTATGACGTTAACAAGACTCTTGTGGGATTTTGCGAATGGATCAAAGAGCCGATCTCTTGGTCCATCGCGAAATATATCACCCAAAAGTAAGACCCTGATCTTGAGGCGACATCGCTCAAAGCTCTGA
- a CDS encoding uncharacterized protein (EggNog:ENOG41) has protein sequence MDVIRSQSVGSKKTKVPTQKAASAVSLDRRPAKLYFAYGSNLHVKQMNRRCPNSRFIGKARLSNYRWQINERGYANVVAAERHWVDGLVYEIDDVDEAKLDINEGVAKNAYNKRYMTVLLHRAQSALYRRPVSWIVEKGGPAAVSGQARLIAQGRRENSLIHWQDDVLIYVNPKCTLDSSPKEEYVNRINLGIADARALGVDEDYIRNCIRPFIPETADRAASNPALETPKLKVLTVVRGRNANSPARSDGRSPARKERSVSRSKQHFERRSRSLQPPNKDNDQKKDSSAKSKVPPLPPRPQSNQPREVPIVSVQEVQLSSWGWWPAFS, from the coding sequence ATGGATGTCATCCGCAGCCAATCAGTGGGGAGTAAGAAAACCAAAGTGCCGACCCAGAAAGCAGCATCAGCGGTGTCTCTAGACCGCCGGCCGGCAAAGTTATACTTTGCTTATGGGAGCAACTTGCACGTCAAGCAAATGAACCGTCGATGTCCAAATAGCAGGTTCATCGGAAAGGCTCGTCTATCCAACTATCGGTGGCAAATCAACGAGCGCGGATATGCCAATGTCGTTGCGGCAGAGAGACACTGGGTAGATGGCCTCGTATATGAGATTGACGATGTCGACGAAGCCAAGCTGGACATAAATGAAGGCGTTGCGAAAAATGCATATAACAAGCGATACATGACCGTCCTACTCCATCGAGCACAAAGTGCCCTGTACCGCCGCCCCGTATCGTGGATAGTGGAAAAAGGCGGACCCGCGGCAGTGAGCGGACAAGCCAGGCTTATAGCTCAGGGGCGGCGAGAAAATTCTTTAATACACTGGCAAGATGATGTTCTCATATACGTCAATCCAAAGTGCACTCTTGATAGCAGCCCTAAGGAGGAATATGTCAATCGAATCAATCTGGGTATTGCGGATGCTAGGGCCCTAGGCGTTGACGAGGATTACATTCGGAACTGTATCCGCCCCTTTATCCCGGAAACTGCAGACAGAGCCGCTTCGAATCCGGCACTCGAAACCCCCAAGCTCAAGGTGCTAACGGTTGTCCGGGGTAGGAATGCAAATTCTCCTGCGCGGTCTGACGGCCGCTCCCCGGCGCGCAAAGAACGATCGGTGAGCCGATCAAAGCAGCATTTTGAGCGGCGATCTCGATCCTTGCAGCCTCCTAACAAAGATAATGACCAAAAGAAAGACTCATCAGCGAAATCAAAGGTACCACCCCTGCCTCCGCGGCCACAGTCAAACCAACCCCGTGAGGTTCCTATCGTTTCGGTACAGGAGGTACAGCTTTCGAGCTGGGGCTGGTGGCCAGCATTTTCatga
- a CDS encoding uncharacterized protein (EggNog:ENOG41): MPTGVRHYNFGVEIEAVAKPYGNCDSFTNVDWYRQLAQKLRNRGIQAVHDDCSKYSKHPEYYGGKWFVTRDGSLKRPRPYVCMEVVSPKLDTMHGVSPIFSDFWEAMRVHFKPQEDDSCGGHVHVTPVNLKNKFSLRTLKKIAFAIVVYEDYVAEILPATRRDNHYCRLNSESLECGLNKTLGWKKSLGGLRKVAAEIKSTTTKADLCHYMQGNRYVLWNFQNIYPRRKSRRCTGTIEFRGGNQFLNTKGTLAWVAFVLGFITLAKEEDLLNSYYSYVPPTDPSWPFRAKEWWKRIRQAAKQSRMGRHLPDTYAEMQTK, from the exons ATGCCAACTGGTGTTAGGCATTACAACTTTGGTGTAGAGATTGAGGCTGTTGCTAAGCCATATGGGAATTGCGACAGCTTCACAAACGTGGACTGGTATCGACAACTGGCACAGAAACTACGCAACCGGGGCATTCAGGCGGTCCATGATGATTGCTCAAAGTATAGCAAGCACCCAGAATACTATGGAGGGAAGTGGTTCGTCACCCGTGACGGATCGCTGAAGCGGCCACGGCCATATG TGTGCATGGAGGTTGTATCCCCAAAACTTGATACAATGCATGGTGTGAGCCCTATCTTCTCCGATTTTTGGGAGGCCATGCGTGTACATTTTAAGCCTCAGGAGGACGATTCATGCGGTGGGCATGTTCATGTCACGCCAGTCAACCTTAAAAACAAATTCTCCCTCAGAACTCTGAAGAAGATTGCCTTTGCAATAGTCGTATATGAGGATTATGTTGCAGAGATCCTACCCGCGACTCGCCGCGATAACCACTATTGCCGGCTAAACAGTGAGAGCCTTGAATGCGGACTGAACAAGACGCTGGGCTGGAAAAAGAGCCTGGGGGGACTTCGCAAAGTGGCTGCCGAGATCAAATCTACGACCACGAAGGCAGATTTGTGCCACTACATGCAGGGCAACCGCTACGTTCTATGGAATTTCCAGAATATCTATCCACGTCGGAAGTCAAGACGATGCACAGGGACCATTGAGTTCCGAGGCGGGAACCAATTTCTCAATACTAAGGGGACGTTGGCCTGGGTGGCCTTTGTGCTGGGATTCATCACTCTGGCGAAGGAAGAG GACCTTCTCAACAGCTACTATTCTTACGTACCGCCCACGGATCCCAGCTGGCCCTTTCGCGCCAAGGAGTGGTGGAAGCGCATCCGACAGGCAGCTAAGCAGTCCCGGATGGGCAGGCATCTGCCTGACACATATGCAGAAATGCAAACGAAATga
- a CDS encoding uncharacterized protein (EggNog:ENOG41), protein MPTGVRHYNFGVEIEAVAKPYGNCDSFTNVDWYRQLAQKLRNRGIQAVHDDCSKYSKHPEYYGGKWFVTRDGSLKRPRPYVCMEVVSPKLDTMHGVSPIFSDFWEAMRVHFKPQEDDSCGGHVHVTPVNLKNKFSLRTLKKIAFAIVVYEDYVAEILPATRRDNHYCRLNSESLECGLNKTLGWKKSLGGLRKVAAEIKSTTTKADLCHYMQGNRYVLWNFQNIYPRRKSRRCTGTIEFRGGNQFLNTKGTLAWVAFVLGFITLAKEEVSLPMYPLLTCLAI, encoded by the exons ATGCCAACTGGTGTTAGGCATTACAACTTTGGTGTAGAGATTGAGGCTGTTGCTAAGCCATATGGGAATTGCGACAGCTTCACAAACGTGGACTGGTATCGACAACTGGCACAGAAACTACGCAACCGGGGCATTCAGGCGGTCCATGATGATTGCTCAAAGTATAGCAAGCACCCAGAATACTATGGAGGGAAGTGGTTCGTCACCCGTGACGGATCGCTGAAGCGGCCACGGCCATATG TGTGCATGGAGGTTGTATCCCCAAAACTTGATACAATGCATGGTGTGAGCCCTATCTTCTCCGATTTTTGGGAGGCCATGCGTGTACATTTTAAGCCTCAGGAGGACGATTCATGCGGTGGGCATGTTCATGTCACGCCAGTCAACCTTAAAAACAAATTCTCCCTCAGAACTCTGAAGAAGATTGCCTTTGCAATAGTCGTATATGAGGATTATGTTGCAGAGATCCTACCCGCGACTCGCCGCGATAACCACTATTGCCGGCTAAACAGTGAGAGCCTTGAATGCGGACTGAACAAGACGCTGGGCTGGAAAAAGAGCCTGGGGGGACTTCGCAAAGTGGCTGCCGAGATCAAATCTACGACCACGAAGGCAGATTTGTGCCACTACATGCAGGGCAACCGCTACGTTCTATGGAATTTCCAGAATATCTATCCACGTCGGAAGTCAAGACGATGCACAGGGACCATTGAGTTCCGAGGCGGGAACCAATTTCTCAATACTAAGGGGACGTTGGCCTGGGTGGCCTTTGTGCTGGGATTCATCACTCTGGCGAAGGAAGAGGTAAGCCTGCCTATGTACCCCCTTTTAACTTGTCTGGCTATATAG
- a CDS encoding uncharacterized protein (EggNog:ENOG41), with the protein MDKIPLNYEASEGDTHKRQTSTLPTEVVQCLENARFLHLATCTDNVPNVSLMNYTYLPSSPYSDSPVIIMTTNPASRKTTNIIANPNVSLLVHDWVSHRPPTQGRRMSGGSPTPETRSSLATLLLNLNTSAVSSISATIGGAARIAPIGSEEEKFYVAQHLENNTFEEGTPLFQPVSNTDSRENDQSGHFVAGEEVRVIVVDIRNVRISDWKGTVRDWELTTDAPLLNGGA; encoded by the exons ATGGACAAGATCCCGCTGAACTACGAGGCGTCCGAGGGCGACACCCACAAGCGCCAGACGAGCACTTTGCCCACGGAGGTGGTTCAATGCCTTGAAAATGCTCGCTTT CTTCATCTGGCCACATGCACGGATAACGTGCCCAATGTGTCCCTGATGAACTACACCTACCTCCCCTCCTCGCCCTACTCCGACTCTcccgtcatcatcatgacCACCAACCCGGCCTCTCGCAAGACCACCAACATCATCGCCAACCCAAACGTTTCTCTCCTCGTCCACGACT GGGTCTCCCACCGTCCTCCAACCCAAGGCCGTCGCATGTCCGGAGGATCCCCCACGCCCGAAACTCGCTCCAGCCTGGCCACCCTGCTCCTCAACCTCAACACATCCGCCGTCTCCAGCATCAGCGCAACGATAGGAGGCGCCGCGCGGATAGCCCCGATCGGCTCCGAGGAGGAGAAGTTTTACGTGGCGCAGCATCTCGAGAACAACACCTTTGAAGAGGGCACGCCACTCTTCCAGCCGGTGTCGAATACGGACAGCCGCGAGAATGATCAAAGCGGGCATTTCGTCGCGGGAGAGGAAGTGCGCGTCATTGTGGTCGACATTCGGAACGTGAGAATCAGCGATTGGAAGGGCACGGTGAGAGATTGGGAGTTGACGACGGATGCGCCGTTGCTCAACGGAGGTGCCTGA
- a CDS encoding uncharacterized protein (EggNog:ENOG41) yields the protein MNYTYLPSSPYSDSPVIIMTTNPASRKTTNIIANPNVSLLVHDWVSHRPPTQGRRMSGGSPTPETRSSLATLLLNLNTSAVSSISATIGGAARIAPIGSEEEKFYVAQHLENNTFEEGTPLFQPVSNTDSRENDQSGHFVAGEEVRVIVVDIRNVRISDWKGTVRDWELTTDAPLLNGGA from the exons ATGAACTACACCTACCTCCCCTCCTCGCCCTACTCCGACTCTcccgtcatcatcatgacCACCAACCCGGCCTCTCGCAAGACCACCAACATCATCGCCAACCCAAACGTTTCTCTCCTCGTCCACGACT GGGTCTCCCACCGTCCTCCAACCCAAGGCCGTCGCATGTCCGGAGGATCCCCCACGCCCGAAACTCGCTCCAGCCTGGCCACCCTGCTCCTCAACCTCAACACATCCGCCGTCTCCAGCATCAGCGCAACGATAGGAGGCGCCGCGCGGATAGCCCCGATCGGCTCCGAGGAGGAGAAGTTTTACGTGGCGCAGCATCTCGAGAACAACACCTTTGAAGAGGGCACGCCACTCTTCCAGCCGGTGTCGAATACGGACAGCCGCGAGAATGATCAAAGCGGGCATTTCGTCGCGGGAGAGGAAGTGCGCGTCATTGTGGTCGACATTCGGAACGTGAGAATCAGCGATTGGAAGGGCACGGTGAGAGATTGGGAGTTGACGACGGATGCGCCGTTGCTCAACGGAGGTGCCTGA
- a CDS encoding uncharacterized protein (TransMembrane:8 (o42-67i79-98o110-131i377-402o422-443i464-488o500-518i539-558o)) gives MDSAASLTPPTSFRLAVLAQKAYDMPLKVFESASPAPSHPSLSHLCLLVFEAVLEVVCVSLPGYIVARLGHFDADKQKFLANLNVMLFTPCLIFTKLASQLNAEKLSDLAIIPAIFVVQTLVSWVVSILVAKGFRFNKRASNFVTAMGVFGNSNSLPISLVLSLSQTIKGLHWDRIPGDNDDEVGARGILYLLIFQQLGQLVRWSWGYHVLLAPKDKYAEYQDEIAEEGQYRYRDEEPSEQEPEILISGLDGDTEDDGESNASEDYIPAGRTPVANTSRASLAGSSVDNDDILNFKKGGYTRGGALANTDLEDDILSFPRIRLRDEAEVEHGITARVKKALRSLKDKTSVVMTRQYQRLPQPVRTCLSFIHMSVMKAVAFVWDFMNPPLWAMLIAVVVASIPNLQQLFFEDGSFVKNSVTNAVASSGGVAVPLILVVLGANLARNTAAHDSPIDTEEEKIGTKLLIASLLSRMVLPTLIMAPILAITAKYLPISILDDPIFIVVCFLLTGAPSALQLAQICQINNVYEQTMGRILFQSYVIWILPSTLFLVMMALEVIEWATVN, from the exons ATGGATTCTGCCGCCTCACTCACGCCGCCGACATCGTTTCGGCTGGCCGTGCTGGCTCAAAAGGCCTATGACATGCCGCTCAAGGTCTTTGAGTCAGCTTCGCCTGCGCCATCGCATCCCTCCTTATCGCACCTCTGCTTGCTCGTCTTCGAAGCTGTTCTGGAAGTAGTCTGTGTGAGCTTACCGGGATACATCGTCGCGCGCCTTGGCCACTTCGATGCCGATAAGCAAAAGTTCTTGGCTAATCTGAACGTGATGCTCTTCACGCCCTGCCTTA TCTTCACCAAGCTAGCATCCCAGCTCAATGCCGAAAAACTATCCGATCTCGCCATCATCCCTGCCATCTTTGTCGTACAAACCCTCGTATCATGGGTAGTTTCGATCCTGGTTGCCAAAGGATTCCGATTCAACAAGCGAGCTTCCAACTTTGTTACGGCCATGGGCGTCTTTGGCAATTCAAATTCGCTGCCTATTTCTCTggttctttctctctcgcaaACAATCAAGGGCCTCCACTGGGACAGGATACCTGGCGATAACGATGACGAAGTCGGCGCTCGCGGCATCTTATATCTACTGATTTTCCAGCAACTTGGTCAGCTTGTCAGATGGAGCTGGGGGTATCATGTGTTGCTGGCCCCCAAAGATAAGTACGCCGAGTATCAAGATGAAATTGCCGAGGAAGGTCAGTACAGATACAGGGACGAAGAGCCCAGCGAACAGGAGCCAGAGATTCTCATTAGTGGCCTGGACGGTGATAccgaggatgatggcgagagCAATGCTTCCGAAGATTATATACCTGCTGGACGAACGCCCGTTGCGAATACTTCCCGGGCTTCATTGGCTGGCTCTTCAGTCGACAATGACGATATACTGAATTTCAAGAAGGGCGGCTACACTCGTGGAGGCGCGCTTGCCAATACAGACTTGGAAGATGATATTCTTTCATTCCCTCGCATTCGTCTTCGAGATGAGGCTGAAGTCGAGCACGGAATTACCGCTCGTGTCAAGAAAGCCCTACGCTCTCTTAAAGACAAAACCTCTGTGGTCATGACTCGCCAATACCAGCGTCTTCCTCAGCCTGTACGGACCTGCCTTTCCTTCATCCATATGTCAGTCATGAAGGCTGTCGCATTTGTCTGGGACTTCATGAATCCACCTTTGTGGGCTATGCTTattgccgtcgtcgtcgcgtCTATCCCGAATCTCCAACAGCTATTCTTCGAAGATGGTTCATTCGTGAAGAATAGCGTCACCAACGCAGTTGCGTCCAGTGGAGGTGTTGCCGTGCCTTTGATCTTGGTTGTTCTCGGCGCTAACTTGGCGCGCAACACTGCCGCTCACGATTCTCCCATAGACacggaagaggaaaagattgGCACCAAGCTCTTGATCGCCTCGCTACTGAGCAGAATGGTTCTGCCAACACTGATCATGGCGCCCATTCTAGCTATTACAGCAAAATACCTGCCCATCAGCATTCTGGATGACCCCATTTTCATTGTCGTATGCTTTCTTCTTACTGGTGCGCCTAGTGCGCTTCAGCTTGCGCAAATATGCCAAATCAACAATGTTTATGAGCAGACCATGGGAAGAATCCTTTTTCAGAGCTATGTTATCTG GATCCTTCCCTCTACTCTTTTCCTTGTCATGATGGCACTCGAGGTAATCGAGTGGGCAACAGTGAATTAG